A single window of Rubripirellula lacrimiformis DNA harbors:
- the ilvA gene encoding threonine ammonia-lyase, biosynthetic: MDKTLLDYLQRILNARVYDVAIETALDPAPKLSKRLDNRVWLKREDTQPVFSFKLRGAYNKMARLSQAERSRGVVCASAGNHAQGVALSARKLGCRATIVMPVTTPQLKSDAVASLGADVVFHGESYSDAHTHATRLADQHGFVFVHPFDDPDVIAGQGTIGMEILRQHQHPIHAVFVAVGGGGLIAGVAAYIKAVRPEIKVIGVQMVDSDAMMRSVRAKQRVRLDDVGLFSDGTAVKYVGEETFRIARNLVDEFITVDSDSVCAAIKDAFEDTRSIMEPAGAIGIAGMKQYVAKNKIQDQSLVAITCGANINFDRLRFVAERAEVGEEREALFAITIPEERGSFKKLCELVRQRSVTEFSYRLSDNDHAHVLVGLTTEDRSEAALIGQTFSDAGFAAVNLVDDELSKQHLRYMVGGRSPLTENERLFRFEFPERPGALMRFLSSMAPGWNISLFHYRNHGADYGRILVGIQVPPNDHAALQAFLGDRGYPFAEETENPVYQMFLR, encoded by the coding sequence ATGGACAAAACACTACTGGATTACCTGCAACGGATTCTGAACGCGCGAGTCTATGACGTCGCCATCGAAACGGCGTTGGACCCGGCCCCCAAATTGTCCAAGCGGCTGGACAATCGGGTCTGGCTGAAACGCGAGGACACGCAGCCGGTTTTCAGTTTCAAACTTCGCGGCGCGTACAACAAAATGGCTCGCCTGTCGCAAGCCGAACGATCCCGTGGTGTGGTCTGTGCGTCGGCGGGCAACCATGCCCAGGGCGTCGCACTGAGCGCTCGCAAACTGGGCTGCCGTGCGACGATCGTGATGCCTGTCACCACCCCTCAACTGAAATCCGATGCGGTCGCGTCGCTGGGTGCCGATGTCGTGTTTCATGGCGAAAGCTATTCTGACGCTCACACCCACGCCACTCGGTTGGCCGACCAACATGGCTTTGTGTTTGTTCACCCCTTTGACGATCCCGACGTGATCGCAGGGCAGGGGACCATCGGAATGGAAATCCTAAGGCAGCATCAGCATCCGATTCACGCGGTCTTTGTCGCCGTCGGCGGCGGTGGACTGATCGCCGGAGTCGCGGCCTACATCAAAGCGGTGCGTCCGGAAATCAAAGTCATCGGCGTACAAATGGTCGATTCCGATGCCATGATGCGATCCGTCCGTGCCAAACAACGCGTCCGGCTGGACGACGTCGGATTGTTTTCTGACGGGACCGCCGTGAAGTACGTCGGCGAAGAAACCTTTCGAATCGCTCGGAATCTGGTCGACGAATTCATCACGGTCGATTCCGATTCGGTGTGTGCAGCCATCAAGGACGCTTTCGAAGACACTCGCAGCATCATGGAACCGGCGGGTGCGATCGGTATCGCCGGCATGAAACAGTACGTCGCGAAGAACAAGATCCAGGACCAAAGCTTGGTGGCCATCACCTGTGGCGCGAACATCAATTTCGACCGACTGCGGTTTGTTGCCGAACGGGCAGAGGTGGGCGAAGAACGCGAGGCCTTGTTTGCGATCACGATCCCGGAAGAACGAGGCAGCTTCAAAAAGCTATGCGAGTTGGTTAGACAACGCAGCGTGACCGAATTCAGTTATCGGTTGTCGGACAACGACCATGCCCATGTGTTGGTAGGCTTGACGACCGAAGACCGAAGCGAAGCCGCATTGATCGGTCAGACCTTTAGTGATGCTGGATTCGCGGCGGTCAACTTGGTGGATGACGAACTGTCGAAACAGCACCTCCGTTACATGGTCGGTGGCCGCAGCCCACTGACAGAGAACGAGCGTTTGTTCCGATTTGAATTCCCCGAGCGTCCCGGCGCATTGATGCGGTTTCTATCCAGCATGGCACCGGGTTGGAACATCAGCTTGTTCCATTACCGAAACCATGGTGCGGACTACGGACGCATCCTGGTGGGAATCCAGGTGCCGCCGAACGACCATGCGGCGCTGCAGGCGTTCTTGGGCGATCGGGGTTACCCGTTTGCCGAAGAGACGGAAAACCCGGTCTACCAGATGTTCCTGCGTTGA
- a CDS encoding sulfite exporter TauE/SafE family protein, translating to MLILISAILTASLLGSMHCIGMCGPLAMWASGVGDKASRGTVIVSTSMYHLGRMITYVLAGFIAGTLGGAIDMGGQWIGIQVAAARVVGVCMVLVGGWKLFTLVRGRSAPVGELKPSRVGGVLVKLRPFLFRLPLVGRAFATGLLTTLLPCGWLYLFALIAAGTGSPKLGPVVMFAFWVGTVPALTALIAGSQLLSRRFTMAVPSLAAGMLILTGCYTASGRGFANLDSISALRASVVVDQSVDPSAALLQQVRKSADAPLPCCQGAAIVDSATDTP from the coding sequence ATGTTGATTTTGATTTCCGCCATTTTGACGGCAAGCCTTCTGGGCAGCATGCACTGCATCGGGATGTGTGGGCCGTTGGCGATGTGGGCTAGCGGAGTTGGCGATAAGGCTTCGCGAGGCACGGTGATCGTGTCGACATCGATGTACCATTTGGGCCGCATGATCACGTATGTGTTGGCCGGTTTCATCGCGGGCACACTCGGTGGTGCGATCGACATGGGCGGACAGTGGATCGGAATCCAAGTCGCGGCCGCTAGAGTGGTCGGTGTGTGTATGGTGCTGGTCGGCGGCTGGAAATTGTTCACGTTGGTTCGCGGACGTTCCGCCCCGGTCGGAGAACTGAAACCGTCGCGTGTCGGCGGCGTGCTGGTCAAGCTGCGTCCGTTTCTGTTTCGTTTGCCGTTGGTCGGACGCGCCTTTGCAACGGGATTGCTGACCACCCTGCTGCCCTGCGGATGGTTGTATCTTTTCGCCTTGATCGCCGCCGGCACAGGCAGTCCCAAACTGGGACCCGTCGTGATGTTTGCGTTTTGGGTGGGGACGGTGCCGGCATTGACGGCTCTGATTGCTGGTTCCCAGTTGCTCTCTCGTCGATTCACGATGGCCGTTCCTTCGTTAGCGGCCGGAATGTTGATTTTGACAGGCTGCTATACCGCATCGGGCCGAGGGTTTGCGAACTTGGATTCGATCTCGGCGTTGCGTGCATCGGTGGTGGTGGACCAGTCGGTGGACCCATCCGCCGCTCTGCTGCAACAAGTTCGCAAGTCCGCCGACGCGCCCCTGCCCTGTTGTCAGGGGGCAGCCATCGTCGACTCTGCAACCGATACACCTTAG
- the ccoG gene encoding cytochrome c oxidase accessory protein CcoG, protein MQFERGGNVLHSVAGGPASGAGADEPVTHVLSTLESDGSRRWLRPRLSKGGWWHKRRIVAYLLMVVFVAIPHLRIGGKPFILLDVVARQFTVLGRTFYPTDSILLALLLLSVFISIVLLTAIAGRAWCGWACPQTVYMEFMFRPLDRFFDGTVGKGGRPARDRHWGWQVAKFGTYLLLCMFLAHTFLAYFVGTEKLADWIRSSPIQHPAAFLVMAATTGLMMFDFLFFREQMCLIACPYGRFQSVMLDEQSLIVAYDHIRGEPRKKGKRKAVVHSEMPLVGAPADTDTVAVDGGDAVHSTGGAGDCVDCNQCVVVCPTGIDIRDGLQMECINCTQCIDACDSVMDKVKLPRGLIRYSSQDAIDRKPRKMVRARTIVYPLILSVVLGGFAFAIGTKSGFDARILRGKGNPFTIQRGGLVSNSFHLRLVNRTNEPKTYRLQVVTPEQTTLEVIDDETTTLNPGDSKLVPFSIRFPTRVTFGDGNEAAELKIDDGGENERTLDFRLLGPRT, encoded by the coding sequence ATGCAGTTCGAACGAGGTGGCAATGTGCTCCACTCGGTCGCCGGCGGGCCAGCCAGTGGGGCCGGCGCAGACGAACCGGTCACTCACGTGCTTAGCACCTTGGAATCCGATGGCAGTCGCCGGTGGCTTCGCCCGCGGCTTTCCAAAGGTGGTTGGTGGCACAAGCGGCGGATCGTGGCTTATCTGTTGATGGTCGTTTTCGTTGCGATTCCTCACCTGCGAATCGGTGGCAAGCCGTTCATCCTGTTGGACGTGGTCGCCCGGCAATTCACTGTCTTGGGACGAACGTTCTACCCGACGGATTCGATCCTGTTGGCGCTGTTGCTGTTAAGTGTCTTTATCTCCATCGTGCTGCTGACCGCAATCGCGGGTCGCGCATGGTGCGGTTGGGCCTGTCCGCAAACGGTGTACATGGAATTCATGTTCCGCCCCCTGGACCGGTTCTTTGATGGGACCGTTGGCAAGGGTGGACGACCGGCGCGTGATCGGCACTGGGGATGGCAAGTGGCCAAGTTCGGCACTTACCTGTTGCTATGCATGTTTTTGGCGCACACGTTCTTGGCCTATTTCGTGGGTACTGAAAAATTGGCCGACTGGATTCGCAGTTCGCCCATTCAGCACCCGGCCGCGTTTCTGGTGATGGCGGCCACGACCGGGTTGATGATGTTCGACTTCTTGTTCTTTCGTGAACAGATGTGTCTGATCGCTTGTCCCTATGGCCGTTTCCAATCGGTGATGCTGGACGAACAGTCGTTGATTGTGGCCTACGATCACATTCGCGGCGAACCTCGCAAAAAGGGCAAACGGAAAGCTGTCGTCCATTCGGAAATGCCCTTGGTCGGCGCTCCCGCCGACACCGATACCGTCGCGGTCGATGGTGGCGATGCGGTCCACAGCACTGGCGGCGCCGGGGACTGTGTCGATTGCAACCAATGCGTCGTGGTATGTCCGACCGGAATCGATATCCGTGACGGATTGCAGATGGAATGCATCAACTGCACTCAGTGCATCGATGCCTGTGATTCGGTCATGGACAAAGTCAAACTTCCACGCGGTCTGATTCGATACAGTTCGCAAGATGCCATCGATCGCAAACCTCGCAAAATGGTCCGTGCGCGGACCATCGTGTACCCCTTGATCCTGTCGGTCGTGCTGGGCGGGTTCGCATTTGCGATCGGGACGAAGTCCGGGTTCGACGCACGCATTTTGCGCGGCAAAGGGAATCCGTTCACCATCCAGCGGGGCGGGTTGGTTTCCAATTCGTTCCATTTGCGTTTGGTCAACCGAACGAACGAGCCGAAGACGTATCGGTTGCAAGTGGTCACGCCCGAGCAGACCACGCTGGAAGTGATCGACGATGAAACCACGACCTTGAATCCGGGCGACTCGAAGTTGGTGCCGTTCAGCATTCGTTTTCCGACTCGAGTCACTTTCGGCGACGGAAACGAGGCGGCGGAGCTTAAGATTGATGACGGTGGCGAGAACGAACGCACGTTGGATTTCCGACTGCTGGGTCCGCGAACTTAG
- a CDS encoding L-threonylcarbamoyladenylate synthase: MATIEIPNEASLDAAARLLGEGRLVAIPTETVYGLAANAWDASAVQRIFDAKGRPSTNPLIVHISSIDQIEMAVRLPLDDITQGQLDAVADLWPGPLTVVLPAGEQIPSIVTAGLATVAVRVPAHPVAQAILKRCAFPIAAPSANRSQYVSPTMAMHCASGLGDHLSMIIDGGPCDLGVESTIVALGPDGPRLLRPGSISAEDLSCRLKVPMAAFVSPSNHHGSEKPSFEAPGMMSEHYSPQTPLHLFDASHTDVPPRTGRIAFRKLPDPIADQYAVVETLSQDGNLDEISRGLFAAIRRLDQAGLDRIVIDVCQPTGLGRAIADRIQRAAAGHRESQ; encoded by the coding sequence ATGGCCACGATTGAAATCCCCAACGAAGCTTCGCTGGACGCAGCAGCCAGGTTGTTGGGCGAAGGCCGTTTGGTCGCGATTCCGACCGAAACGGTGTACGGTTTGGCTGCCAACGCATGGGACGCATCCGCAGTCCAACGCATCTTTGATGCCAAAGGACGACCGTCGACCAACCCACTGATCGTCCACATCTCGTCGATCGACCAGATCGAAATGGCAGTCCGTTTGCCGCTGGATGACATCACACAGGGCCAACTCGACGCAGTCGCCGATCTATGGCCAGGGCCGCTAACGGTGGTGCTCCCCGCCGGCGAACAGATCCCGTCGATCGTGACAGCCGGGCTTGCCACGGTGGCGGTCCGAGTGCCTGCTCATCCCGTTGCCCAGGCGATCCTGAAACGCTGTGCGTTCCCGATCGCGGCACCGAGCGCGAATCGTTCCCAGTACGTCAGCCCGACCATGGCGATGCACTGCGCATCTGGACTGGGCGATCACCTGTCGATGATCATCGACGGCGGACCGTGCGATCTGGGTGTTGAATCCACGATCGTTGCGCTGGGACCCGATGGTCCTCGCCTGCTTCGGCCCGGCAGCATTTCTGCCGAAGATCTTTCGTGTCGCTTGAAAGTGCCGATGGCCGCATTCGTCAGCCCATCCAATCATCACGGCTCGGAAAAGCCCAGCTTCGAAGCACCGGGGATGATGAGCGAACACTATTCGCCGCAAACGCCGCTTCATCTGTTCGATGCATCGCACACCGATGTGCCGCCACGTACTGGACGAATCGCGTTTCGCAAACTGCCGGATCCCATCGCAGATCAATATGCGGTGGTCGAAACGCTAAGCCAAGATGGCAACCTGGATGAAATCAGCCGCGGCCTGTTTGCTGCGATCCGCCGTCTGGATCAGGCTGGCTTGGACCGCATCGTGATCGATGTTTGCCAGCCCACGGGTTTGGGGCGGGCGATCGCAGATCGCATCCAGCGTGCCGCCGCCGGCCATCGGGAATCACAATAG
- the ccoS gene encoding cbb3-type cytochrome oxidase assembly protein CcoS produces MSVIYIALPIAIALGAAGLIACVYCIRGGQYDDMDTPAMRMLIDDRSLPDDDRDKADRSPADHSPADHSPADHSPADHSPADDQAAS; encoded by the coding sequence GTGAGTGTGATCTACATCGCATTGCCCATTGCGATCGCTTTAGGAGCGGCGGGCCTGATCGCGTGTGTGTATTGCATCCGTGGTGGACAGTACGACGACATGGACACACCGGCGATGCGGATGCTGATCGACGACCGGTCGCTGCCAGACGATGATCGGGACAAAGCCGATCGTTCCCCCGCCGATCATTCACCCGCCGATCATTCACCGGCCGATCATTCACCAGCCGATCATTCACCAGCCGACGATCAAGCAGCGTCCTGA
- a CDS encoding heavy metal translocating P-type ATPase produces the protein MSSPQVQPTPRSESNQTHRPVQIDCVHCGLATPCQAGTDPQTVFCCNGCRGAYELIHGWGLSDFYALRDQSSSSEPHPAAGAKSRYDAFENQEFLGLSTPVQNTDGTCSTELAVHGLHCAACAWLIENAATRTDGWHVARVRMSDHTLRVQFDPATVRLGEIACLMDRLGYQVAPISKDRTDHFRIENQRLLIQIAIAGFCAANAMWIAIALYAGEASGVASDHRLFLRIVGTVLGVVAVLIPGQTFFRGAFAALRTGTPHMDLPVALGLSVGTVAGLVSAFVGTGDVYFDSLAVLVFLLLIGRWIQFHQQHRAAKAVDLLLRITPAHAQRLSAAGEPEWVLVDTLQPSDVIRVSPGESVAADGRIVAGESMFDRSLLTGESRPIPASTGDEVAAGTLNLVRPIDVEVIATGRDSRIGKVMQSVESAASAKTPVVQLADRIGGVFVVVVTLLAIVTLILWSSSDWALAASHATSLLIVACPCALALATPLAIAVSLGRAAKRKILIRDGSSLQQLARPGMVWFDKTGTLTEGRPRAELWMGTADAVRLAARLEQDCCHPTAEAIVRFAATLSDDPGSGTGIDRGAGGESQSIVDVSDPVDLCIDRRGVSGIVDGQSVVVGNLNFMNDHSVLVERQVAEAAESCLQSGASPTVVAVDGHALAVLGVSDPLKSDAAETVADLQGQGFRVGILSGDHPAIVQMVARQVGIDPALAIGGQSPEEKLARVVSGQSESQSVVMIGDGANDAAALAAADVGIAVRGGAEVSLQAAPIFIASGQLKSLGMLMRGGRRTSRLIQTGFAVSLSYNVVAVGLAVAGRISPLLAAILMPISSVSVLTLVLVWPIFGSASETQETSPREQP, from the coding sequence ATGTCTTCTCCGCAGGTTCAGCCAACGCCTCGTTCCGAATCAAACCAGACGCACCGTCCGGTTCAGATTGATTGTGTGCATTGTGGGTTGGCGACGCCCTGCCAGGCTGGTACCGATCCGCAGACGGTCTTCTGCTGCAACGGATGTCGTGGCGCTTATGAATTGATCCATGGCTGGGGGCTGTCGGACTTTTACGCTCTGCGCGATCAATCGTCCAGTTCGGAACCGCATCCCGCGGCCGGCGCAAAGTCACGCTACGACGCATTCGAAAACCAAGAATTCCTTGGCTTGTCGACTCCTGTGCAAAACACCGATGGCACTTGCAGTACGGAATTGGCGGTTCATGGTTTGCACTGTGCCGCCTGTGCTTGGTTGATCGAAAATGCGGCAACGCGAACCGACGGATGGCATGTCGCACGGGTCCGCATGAGCGACCATACGTTGCGAGTTCAGTTTGATCCAGCGACTGTCCGGTTAGGCGAAATCGCTTGCCTGATGGATCGGCTTGGCTATCAGGTGGCACCGATTTCGAAAGATCGCACCGATCACTTCCGAATCGAAAATCAAAGGCTATTGATTCAGATTGCCATCGCTGGATTTTGCGCAGCCAACGCGATGTGGATCGCGATCGCGTTGTACGCGGGCGAAGCATCGGGAGTGGCGTCGGATCACCGGCTGTTCCTGCGAATCGTCGGAACCGTGTTGGGCGTCGTGGCGGTCTTGATTCCTGGGCAGACGTTTTTCCGCGGTGCTTTCGCGGCGCTTCGCACCGGGACGCCTCATATGGATTTGCCGGTCGCCTTGGGGTTGTCGGTCGGCACGGTTGCCGGTTTGGTGTCGGCCTTTGTCGGGACCGGGGATGTCTATTTCGACTCGTTGGCCGTGTTGGTGTTCCTGCTGTTGATCGGCCGATGGATTCAGTTCCATCAACAACACCGTGCTGCCAAAGCTGTCGACCTGTTGCTGCGGATCACTCCCGCCCACGCCCAGCGTTTGTCCGCCGCCGGGGAACCCGAATGGGTTTTGGTAGACACGCTTCAGCCGTCGGATGTGATTCGCGTGTCGCCGGGGGAGAGCGTCGCCGCGGATGGTCGAATCGTGGCTGGGGAATCGATGTTCGATCGTTCGTTGTTGACCGGTGAAAGTCGACCCATTCCAGCGTCGACGGGGGACGAGGTCGCTGCCGGTACATTGAACTTGGTTCGTCCGATCGATGTCGAGGTCATTGCAACGGGGCGTGATAGTCGGATTGGCAAAGTGATGCAGTCGGTGGAATCCGCGGCATCTGCGAAAACGCCTGTCGTTCAGTTGGCCGATCGAATCGGCGGCGTGTTCGTGGTCGTGGTAACCCTGTTGGCGATCGTCACATTGATCCTATGGTCGTCGAGCGACTGGGCGTTGGCCGCGTCGCATGCAACATCCCTGTTGATCGTCGCTTGTCCCTGTGCCCTGGCTCTTGCGACCCCGCTTGCGATCGCCGTGTCGCTTGGCCGAGCGGCGAAGCGGAAGATCCTGATTCGCGATGGATCGTCACTCCAGCAACTGGCGCGGCCCGGCATGGTGTGGTTCGACAAGACGGGAACGCTGACCGAGGGGCGACCGCGAGCCGAGTTGTGGATGGGGACCGCCGATGCGGTGCGTCTGGCTGCCCGATTGGAACAGGATTGTTGCCACCCCACGGCCGAAGCGATCGTGCGTTTTGCTGCGACGCTTTCCGACGATCCTGGCAGCGGCACGGGCATCGATCGCGGCGCCGGCGGTGAATCGCAATCGATCGTGGATGTCTCGGATCCCGTGGATCTCTGCATCGACCGTCGCGGCGTGTCGGGAATCGTGGACGGGCAGTCGGTGGTGGTTGGCAATTTGAACTTCATGAACGACCACTCGGTCTTGGTGGAACGTCAGGTGGCTGAGGCTGCGGAATCTTGTCTGCAAAGTGGTGCCAGTCCCACCGTGGTCGCCGTGGATGGACATGCATTGGCCGTTCTGGGGGTTTCCGATCCGCTGAAATCAGACGCCGCAGAAACGGTTGCCGACCTGCAGGGGCAGGGATTCCGGGTCGGAATTTTGTCAGGGGATCATCCGGCGATTGTGCAGATGGTGGCCCGCCAGGTCGGGATTGATCCGGCGTTGGCGATCGGCGGCCAATCGCCCGAGGAAAAGTTGGCACGCGTTGTGTCGGGCCAATCCGAATCGCAGTCTGTGGTGATGATCGGGGACGGCGCCAACGACGCTGCTGCTTTGGCCGCTGCGGACGTCGGGATCGCTGTTCGTGGCGGTGCCGAAGTCAGTTTGCAGGCCGCGCCCATCTTCATCGCGTCCGGACAACTGAAAAGTTTGGGGATGTTGATGCGTGGCGGACGCCGTACGTCTCGGCTGATCCAGACTGGATTTGCGGTATCCTTAAGCTACAACGTGGTGGCCGTTGGGTTGGCGGTCGCAGGACGGATCAGTCCCTTGCTGGCTGCCATCCTGATGCCGATCAGTTCGGTGTCCGTGCTGACGCTGGTGTTGGTTTGGCCAATCTTCGGTTCCGCAAGCGAGACTCAGGAAACGTCACCTAGGGAGCAGCCGTGA
- a CDS encoding cbb3-type cytochrome c oxidase N-terminal domain-containing protein, protein MSNQENVDHTPKTEHDYDGIEEYDNPLPGWWKWLFIASIVFSPFYWLYYHGGAAGRSVEDQYNVALAANTRLQFAEIGELSPDANTIVTYMNKASWVKVGESVFKANCISCHGREGEGKVGPNLTDEMFKNVNVVEDIARVINEGAGGGAMPKWSNRLHPNEVVLVSAYVASLRGKNVEGRIPEGKKIPAWPEAVEPAEDTDNKDAAEQGSDDETPKPAAEAETDSDQ, encoded by the coding sequence GTGAGTAATCAAGAGAACGTGGACCACACACCCAAGACCGAACACGACTACGACGGTATCGAAGAGTACGACAATCCACTGCCCGGTTGGTGGAAATGGCTGTTCATCGCGTCGATCGTTTTCAGTCCGTTTTACTGGCTGTACTACCACGGTGGCGCCGCCGGACGCAGCGTCGAAGATCAGTACAACGTCGCGCTGGCAGCGAACACGCGGTTGCAGTTCGCCGAGATTGGTGAACTGTCGCCCGACGCCAACACGATCGTTACCTACATGAACAAGGCAAGTTGGGTGAAGGTCGGTGAATCGGTCTTCAAGGCGAACTGCATCTCCTGTCACGGCCGCGAAGGCGAAGGAAAAGTGGGCCCCAATTTGACGGACGAAATGTTCAAGAACGTCAACGTCGTCGAAGACATCGCACGGGTGATCAACGAAGGGGCCGGCGGTGGCGCGATGCCAAAATGGTCCAATCGTCTGCACCCCAACGAAGTGGTCCTGGTTTCGGCCTACGTCGCTAGTCTGCGTGGCAAGAACGTCGAAGGAAGGATCCCCGAAGGAAAGAAGATTCCGGCGTGGCCCGAGGCGGTGGAACCCGCAGAGGACACCGATAACAAGGACGCCGCTGAACAGGGTTCCGATGATGAAACGCCTAAGCCAGCCGCCGAGGCGGAAACCGATTCCGATCAGTGA
- a CDS encoding FixH family protein, with amino-acid sequence MNSVSPNDERRAKRFWVSLVVGLLGLQLTIGGVAIYLATGDPTAAVIPNYHETALDWDTARRAGTAADRMGWEIQVSASDVVDDRGMRATDVLVQDQNGNPVDALAMTARVYHHARASDVVSFSLPSVGDGHYIALAPLSRPGLWQFEVSIDGADQLIRQSMEIDLDNQQPPTGDISDSSQKGT; translated from the coding sequence ATGAATTCAGTATCGCCCAACGACGAACGCCGCGCAAAGCGTTTTTGGGTCTCCCTGGTCGTTGGATTGCTTGGTCTGCAGCTAACCATTGGCGGTGTCGCGATCTATTTGGCGACAGGCGACCCGACGGCGGCTGTGATTCCCAACTACCACGAAACGGCATTGGATTGGGACACCGCCCGACGCGCCGGTACGGCGGCGGATCGGATGGGCTGGGAAATTCAGGTTTCGGCCTCGGACGTCGTCGATGATCGGGGCATGCGGGCAACGGATGTGCTTGTCCAAGATCAGAACGGGAACCCAGTCGACGCACTTGCGATGACGGCTCGCGTTTACCACCACGCACGGGCGTCGGACGTGGTCTCGTTTTCTTTGCCATCGGTTGGTGATGGACACTACATCGCGCTGGCACCCTTGAGCCGACCGGGACTGTGGCAGTTCGAGGTGTCCATTGATGGGGCGGATCAGTTGATTCGCCAGTCGATGGAAATCGATCTCGACAACCAACAGCCCCCAACCGGCGACATCAGCGATTCATCGCAGAAGGGGACCTAG